One genomic window of Bradyrhizobium sp. B124 includes the following:
- a CDS encoding toll/interleukin-1 receptor domain-containing protein yields MRIFLSFPSELESQADNIAQSLRNCDHDVFFSHDDLPPGDSFDARVEKAIESSDFMVFLISPESVTKGRYTLSELAFARAKWPNPSNRVLPVMMAPTSLDQVPAYLKAVTILEPQGSAAAETRAAVDRMLAAERAQSRGRSSWPFVVLALFSVVGSFITVRYATGVLQYSFVDSTPTGGITILPGVIFGLVVAICNFIFGVKDRFQLALVVAVTAAAWIAAYDASSVTLQSLGQYSKAVAAADVGTADTTTTPAEVRDTLGNNPFMGYVIGSVGGAVGGAITILGVLLTNPGFRRLDSVVVNWIAAIAAGAVYGAIVKFPDWLAWLVLFGVWQTTFILAMARGFPREAAEIPEWLGRITAPALFGQRTAR; encoded by the coding sequence ATGCGCATATTTTTGTCATTTCCCTCCGAATTGGAATCGCAGGCTGACAACATCGCTCAGTCCCTGCGCAATTGCGACCATGACGTCTTCTTTTCGCACGACGATCTCCCGCCGGGCGACAGCTTCGATGCGCGCGTCGAAAAAGCCATCGAAAGCAGCGATTTTATGGTGTTCCTGATCAGCCCGGAATCGGTGACCAAGGGACGCTACACCTTGAGCGAGCTCGCCTTTGCCCGAGCCAAATGGCCGAACCCGAGCAATCGCGTGCTGCCGGTGATGATGGCGCCGACCTCGCTCGACCAGGTCCCGGCCTATCTCAAGGCGGTCACGATCCTGGAGCCGCAGGGCAGTGCCGCGGCCGAGACGCGGGCCGCGGTGGACCGCATGCTGGCGGCCGAGCGCGCGCAGTCGCGCGGCCGATCCAGTTGGCCCTTCGTCGTGCTGGCGCTTTTCTCGGTTGTCGGCAGCTTCATTACCGTGAGGTATGCCACCGGCGTTCTGCAATATTCGTTCGTGGATTCCACGCCGACCGGTGGGATAACGATCCTGCCCGGTGTGATATTTGGATTGGTGGTCGCGATCTGCAACTTCATATTTGGCGTCAAGGACCGGTTCCAGCTGGCACTGGTGGTTGCGGTGACGGCTGCGGCCTGGATCGCGGCCTACGATGCCAGCAGCGTCACGCTTCAGTCACTCGGCCAGTATTCGAAAGCTGTCGCCGCCGCTGACGTCGGTACCGCCGACACAACCACCACCCCCGCCGAGGTCAGGGACACGCTCGGCAATAACCCGTTCATGGGCTACGTCATCGGCAGCGTCGGAGGAGCCGTTGGCGGCGCGATCACAATTCTTGGCGTCCTGCTGACCAATCCCGGCTTCAGGCGGCTCGACAGCGTTGTCGTGAACTGGATCGCTGCCATAGCGGCCGGAGCCGTTTACGGCGCGATCGTCAAATTTCCGGACTGGCTGGCCTGGCTGGTGCTATTCGGCGTCTGGCAGACCACATTCATCCTGGCAATGGCGCGCGGATTCCCACGCGAGGCCGCGGAAATCCCGGAATGGCTGGGCAGGATCACCGCGCCGGCATTGTTCGGCCAGCGCACGGCGCGATGA
- a CDS encoding TIGR00645 family protein, protein MSALSDAPARSKGRPLRPVPMLIFGSRWLQLPLYVGLIIAQGVYVVLFLKELWHLFAHAFDFSEQQIMLAVLGLIDVVMISNLLVMVIVGGYETFVSRLNLQGHPDEPEWLSHVNASVLKIKLAMAIIGISSIHLLRTFIEAGALSSGKGTYTETGVMWQTIIHCVFILSAIGIAIVDRLSNDSIEGAKQQVGH, encoded by the coding sequence ATGTCCGCACTTTCAGACGCGCCCGCCCGCTCGAAGGGCCGGCCGCTGCGTCCCGTTCCCATGCTGATCTTCGGATCGCGCTGGCTGCAATTGCCGCTCTATGTCGGCCTGATCATCGCCCAGGGCGTCTATGTCGTGCTGTTCCTGAAAGAGCTGTGGCACCTGTTCGCCCATGCCTTCGATTTCAGCGAGCAGCAGATCATGCTGGCCGTGCTCGGCCTGATCGACGTCGTCATGATCTCGAACCTCCTGGTGATGGTGATCGTCGGCGGCTACGAGACCTTCGTGTCGCGCCTCAATCTGCAGGGACATCCGGACGAGCCGGAATGGCTCAGCCACGTCAATGCCAGCGTGCTGAAGATCAAGCTGGCGATGGCGATCATCGGCATCTCCTCGATCCACTTGCTGCGCACCTTCATCGAGGCCGGTGCGCTGTCGTCCGGCAAGGGCACCTACACCGAGACCGGCGTGATGTGGCAGACCATCATCCACTGCGTCTTCATCCTGTCGGCGATCGGCATCGCCATCGTCGACAGGCTGTCGAACGACTCGATCGAGGGCGCCAAGCAGCAGGTTGGGCATTAG
- the ettA gene encoding energy-dependent translational throttle protein EttA: MARQFIYFMQGLTKAYPTRKVLDNIHLSFYPDAKIGVLGVNGSGKSTLLKIMAGLDKEYNGEAWVAEGARVGYLEQEPHLDPALNVRENVMLGVAKQKAILDRYNELAVNYSDETADEMTKLQDEIEAQGLWDLDSKVDQAMDALRCPPDDADVTKLSGGERRRVALCRLLLDQPELLLLDEPTNHLDAESVSWLEGHLRNYPGAILIVTHDRYFLDNVTGWILELDRGKGIPYEGNYSSWLQQKQKRLEQEGREDAAHQKTLAREQEWIASSPKARQAKSKARYQRYEELLKQASEKQTQTAQITIPVAERLGQNVVDFEGLSKGFGDRMLIDDLTFKLPPGGIVGVIGANGAGKTTLFRMITKQETPDKGSITVGESVHLGYVDQSRDALDGKKTVWEEISGNNELILLGKKEVNSRGYCSSFNFKGADQQKKVGALSGGERNRVHLAKMLKSGANVLLLDEPTNDLDVDTLRALEEALEDFAGCAVIISHDRWFLDRIATHILAFEGDSHVEWFEGNFQDYEKDKMRRLGQDSIIPHRVKYKKLTR, from the coding sequence ATGGCTCGCCAGTTCATCTATTTCATGCAGGGTCTGACCAAGGCGTATCCGACCCGCAAGGTGCTCGATAACATCCATCTGAGCTTCTATCCGGACGCCAAGATCGGCGTGCTCGGCGTCAACGGCTCGGGCAAGTCGACGCTGCTCAAGATCATGGCCGGCCTCGACAAGGAGTACAACGGCGAGGCCTGGGTCGCCGAGGGCGCCCGTGTCGGCTATCTCGAGCAGGAGCCGCACCTCGATCCCGCACTCAACGTCCGTGAGAACGTCATGCTCGGTGTCGCCAAGCAGAAGGCGATCCTCGACCGTTACAACGAGCTGGCCGTCAATTACTCGGACGAGACGGCTGACGAAATGACAAAACTGCAGGACGAGATCGAGGCGCAGGGCCTGTGGGATCTCGACAGCAAGGTCGACCAGGCGATGGACGCGCTGCGCTGCCCGCCTGACGATGCCGATGTCACAAAGCTGTCGGGCGGTGAACGCCGCCGCGTCGCGCTGTGCCGCTTGCTGCTCGACCAGCCGGAATTGCTGCTGCTGGACGAACCGACCAACCATCTCGACGCCGAGTCGGTGTCGTGGCTGGAAGGCCATCTGCGCAACTACCCGGGCGCGATCCTGATCGTGACCCACGACCGCTACTTCCTCGACAACGTCACCGGCTGGATCCTCGAGCTCGACCGCGGCAAGGGCATCCCCTACGAGGGCAACTATTCGTCCTGGCTGCAGCAGAAGCAGAAGCGGCTCGAGCAGGAAGGTCGCGAGGACGCCGCGCATCAGAAGACGCTGGCCCGCGAGCAGGAGTGGATCGCATCTTCGCCAAAGGCGCGTCAGGCCAAGTCCAAGGCACGTTACCAGCGCTATGAGGAGCTGCTGAAACAAGCCAGCGAAAAGCAGACCCAGACCGCGCAGATCACGATTCCGGTCGCCGAGCGTCTCGGTCAGAACGTTGTCGACTTCGAAGGCCTCAGCAAAGGTTTTGGCGACCGCATGCTGATCGACGATCTCACCTTCAAGCTGCCGCCGGGCGGCATCGTCGGCGTGATCGGTGCCAACGGCGCCGGCAAGACCACGCTGTTCAGGATGATCACCAAGCAGGAGACGCCGGACAAGGGCTCCATCACCGTCGGCGAGAGCGTACATCTCGGCTATGTCGACCAGTCGCGCGACGCGCTCGACGGCAAGAAGACGGTGTGGGAGGAGATCTCTGGCAACAACGAGCTGATCCTGCTCGGCAAGAAGGAAGTCAACTCGCGCGGCTATTGCTCGTCGTTCAACTTCAAGGGCGCCGACCAGCAGAAGAAGGTTGGCGCGCTGTCGGGCGGTGAACGCAACCGTGTGCATCTCGCCAAGATGCTGAAGTCGGGCGCCAACGTCCTGCTGCTCGACGAACCGACCAACGACCTCGACGTCGACACGCTGCGTGCGCTCGAAGAGGCGCTGGAGGATTTTGCCGGTTGTGCCGTCATCATCAGCCATGATCGCTGGTTCCTCGACCGCATCGCGACCCACATCCTGGCCTTCGAGGGCGACAGCCATGTCGAATGGTTCGAGGGCAACTTCCAGGATTACGAAAAGGACAAGATGCGCCGCCTCGGTCAGGACAGCATCATTCCGCACCGCGTGAAGTACAAGAAGCTGACGCGCTGA
- a CDS encoding D-2-hydroxyacid dehydrogenase family protein, with protein sequence MTRLRCAILDDYFDIALSLADWPAIKDRVEVTVFDKPFASGAEAAERLKDFEIVCAMRERTPFPRSLLDALPRLKLLITSGMRNAAIDMEAAKERQVVLCGTQYSRDPTAPLTMGLILELTRGIGRENARMHAGEAWQSFAGTEIEGKTLGVIGLGKLGSKVAGMAKAFGMNVIAWSPNLTPEKCKEAGVGYASKDELFATSDIITIHVVLSPRSRGLVGAADLTRMKPQAYLVNTARGPIVDEDALLAALREKKIAGAGIDVFSVEPLPSDHPLRKLDNVVITPHLGYATRESLQTHYQQMVACIDAFTKGSEPPRRLA encoded by the coding sequence ATGACGCGGCTCCGCTGTGCAATCCTCGACGACTATTTCGACATCGCGCTTTCGCTGGCCGACTGGCCGGCGATCAAGGACCGCGTCGAGGTCACCGTGTTCGACAAGCCGTTCGCGAGCGGGGCGGAAGCAGCGGAGAGGCTGAAGGATTTCGAGATCGTCTGTGCGATGCGCGAGCGCACGCCGTTCCCGCGCAGCCTGCTCGACGCGTTGCCCAGGCTGAAGCTGCTGATCACGTCGGGCATGCGCAATGCTGCGATCGACATGGAGGCCGCCAAGGAGCGCCAGGTGGTGCTGTGCGGCACCCAATATAGCCGCGATCCCACCGCGCCCCTGACCATGGGCCTGATCCTGGAGCTGACGCGTGGCATCGGCCGCGAGAATGCGCGGATGCACGCCGGCGAGGCGTGGCAGAGCTTTGCCGGCACCGAGATCGAAGGCAAGACGCTCGGTGTCATCGGCCTCGGCAAGCTCGGCAGCAAGGTCGCCGGCATGGCCAAGGCGTTCGGCATGAACGTGATCGCCTGGAGCCCCAACCTGACGCCGGAGAAATGCAAGGAGGCCGGCGTCGGCTACGCCAGCAAGGACGAGTTGTTCGCGACATCAGACATCATCACCATCCATGTCGTGCTGAGCCCGCGCTCACGCGGACTGGTCGGCGCCGCCGATCTTACCCGCATGAAGCCACAGGCCTATCTCGTCAACACCGCGCGCGGGCCGATCGTCGACGAAGACGCCCTGCTTGCGGCGCTGCGCGAGAAGAAGATCGCCGGCGCCGGCATCGACGTGTTCTCGGTCGAGCCGCTGCCATCAGACCACCCGCTCCGCAAGCTCGACAATGTCGTGATCACGCCGCACCTCGGCTATGCGACGCGCGAGAGCTTGCAGACGCACTATCAGCAGATGGTCGCGTGCATCGACGCGTTCACCAAGGGCAGCGAGCCGCCGCGGCGG